The Panicum virgatum strain AP13 chromosome 5K, P.virgatum_v5, whole genome shotgun sequence genome has a window encoding:
- the LOC120706259 gene encoding 1-deoxy-D-xylulose 5-phosphate reductoisomerase, chloroplastic — MAALKASFPGELSAVSFLDSNRGTFGQHKVDFTFQRKGKRAISLRRTCCSMQQAPPPAWPGRAVAEPGQRSWDGPKPISIVGSTGSIGTQTLDIVAENPDKFRVVALAAGSNVTLLADQVKTFKPKLVSVRNESLVDELKEAVADCEEKPEIIPGEQGIIEVARHPDAVTVVTGIVGCAGLKPTVAAIEAGKDIALANKETLIAGGPFVLPLAHKHKVKILPADSEHSAIFQCIQGLPEGALRRIILTASGGAFRDWPVDKLQDVKVADALKHPNWSMGKKITVDSATLFNKGLEVIEAHYLFGAEYDDIEIVIHPQSIIHSMIETQDSSVLAQLGWPDMRIPILYTLSWPDRIFCSEVTWPRLDLCKLGSLTFKAPDNVKYPSMDLAYAAGRAGGTMTGVLSAANEKAVELFIDEKISYLDIFKVVELTCDAHRNELVTRPSLEEIVHYDLWARRYAASLQPSSGRSPVLA; from the exons ATGGCTGCACTCAAGGCGTCGTTCCCGGGGGAGCTCAGCGCCGTCTCCTTCCTCGACTCCAACAGGGGTACTTTCGGCCAGCACAAAG TGGATTTTACATTTCAAAGGAAGGGCAAAAGAGCAATTTCTCTGAGAAGGACATGCTGTTCTATGCAACAGGCTCCACCACCAGCATGGCCTGGGCGAGCTGTTGCTGAGCCTGGCCAGAGGTCATGGGATGGCCCGAAGCCTATCTCGATTGTTGGATCAACTGGTTCCATAGGAACACAG ACATTGGACATTGTTGCGGAGAATCCTGATAAATTCCGAGTTGTTGCTCTTGCTGCTGGCTCCAATGTGACACTTCTAGCTGATCAG GTCAAAACATTCAAACCAAAACTGGTTTCTGTAAGAAACGAATCATTAGTTGATGAGCTGAAAGAAGCCGTAGCTGATTGTGAAGAGAAGCCAGAAATTATTCCTGGGGAGCAAGGCATCATAGAG GTCGCTCGACACCCAGATGCAGTTACAGTTGTCACAGGGATAGTTGGGTGTGCAGGGCTGAAG CCTACGGTTGCTGCAATTGAAGCTGGTAAAGACATAGCGTTGGCAAACAAAGAGACGCTTATTGCAGGTGGCCCTTTCGTGCTTCCCCTTGCACACAAACACAAAGTGAAAATTCTTCCTGCTGATTCTGAGCACTCTGCAATATTTCAG TGTATACAAGGTTTGCCTGAAGGAGCACTTCGTCGCATTATTCTAACTGCATCAGGCGGTGCTTTCAG AGACTGGCCAGTTGACAAATTGCAAGATGTAAAAGTCGCTGACGCATTAAAGCATCCAAACTGGAGTATGGGGAAGAAGATCACAGTAGATTCTGCAACTTTATTCAACAAG GGCTTAGAAGTTATTGAAGCACATTATTTATTTGGCGCTGAATACGATGACATTGAGATTGTGATTCACCCACAGTCTATCATACACTCTATGATTGAAACCCAG GACTCATCTGTCCTAGCTCAACTGGGATGGCCAGATATGCGGATACCAATCTTGTACACCTTATCTTGGCCAGATAGAATCTTTTGCTCTGAGGTCACCTGGCCCCGTCTGGATCTTTGCAA GTTGGGTTCACTGACGTTCAAAGCTCCTGACAATGTAAAATACCCTTCCATGGACCTCGCCTATGCAGCTGGGCGGGCTGGGGGCACCATGACAGGTGTCCTGAGTGCTGCTAACGAGAAGGCTGTGGAGTTGTTCATTGATGAAAA GATTAGCTACCTTGACATCTTCAAGGTGGTGGAGCTTACATGTGACGCCCATAGGAACGAGCTGGTAACGAGGCCATCGCTTGAGGAGATCGTTCATTATGATCTGTGGGCGAGGAGATATGCAGCGAGCCTACAGCCATCATCTGGCCGGAGCCCTGTCCTTGCATAA